The proteins below are encoded in one region of Methanoculleus taiwanensis:
- a CDS encoding desulfoferrodoxin FeS4 iron-binding domain-containing protein, with protein MVNVSAVGQVYLCEICGNVVEVKEVGGGELVCCGEPMVLQE; from the coding sequence ATGGTGAATGTATCTGCTGTAGGGCAGGTCTACCTCTGTGAGATCTGCGGAAACGTTGTCGAAGTGAAGGAAGTCGGCGGCGGAGAGCTCGTCTGTTGCGGCGAGCCGATGGTGCTTCAGGAGTGA
- a CDS encoding cation diffusion facilitator family transporter, producing MQSTPVQRTLLFILGLNIFVAVIKAAFGLLAGSVSMVADALHSTFDSTSNIVGLIAVTIAALPPDAKHHYGHGKFETLGTLVIGAMLLLTAYWIISEGYERLVNPASPEITPVTVGVMVAAIAVNIIVYRYERHRGEAYGSEILIADATHTKSDVYVSLSVLAGFGAVLLGFQVADPLIAFGIGILIAKMGLTILYEAAEILSDSANLPCDMDDVRRIVTAIPGVQGCHNFRCRGKPGELFADIHITVRPEITVDRAHDLSVEVEERLKEEISGLREVVVHIEPEVQE from the coding sequence ATGCAGAGCACCCCGGTGCAGCGGACGCTCCTCTTCATACTCGGCCTGAATATATTCGTCGCCGTGATCAAGGCGGCGTTCGGGCTCCTCGCAGGCTCGGTGAGCATGGTAGCCGACGCACTCCACTCCACCTTCGACTCGACATCCAATATCGTCGGGCTCATCGCCGTCACCATCGCCGCCCTCCCTCCCGACGCAAAGCACCACTACGGCCACGGCAAATTCGAGACACTGGGGACGCTCGTCATCGGAGCCATGCTCCTCCTGACGGCATACTGGATTATATCCGAGGGCTACGAGCGGCTGGTGAACCCGGCATCACCGGAGATTACTCCGGTGACGGTCGGGGTCATGGTCGCAGCAATCGCCGTAAACATCATCGTCTACCGGTACGAACGGCACAGAGGAGAGGCTTACGGGAGCGAGATCCTCATCGCCGACGCGACCCACACAAAGAGCGACGTCTACGTCTCGCTCTCCGTTCTCGCAGGGTTCGGTGCGGTGCTGCTCGGATTCCAGGTGGCCGATCCCCTCATCGCCTTCGGTATCGGGATACTGATCGCAAAGATGGGTCTTACGATCCTCTACGAGGCCGCAGAGATCCTTTCGGACTCGGCAAATCTCCCCTGCGACATGGATGACGTCCGCCGGATTGTCACGGCGATCCCGGGAGTGCAGGGCTGCCACAACTTCCGGTGCCGGGGCAAACCGGGAGAGCTCTTTGCCGATATCCACATCACGGTCAGACCGGAGATCACTGTCGACCGTGCCCACGACCTGTCCGTCGAGGTCGAAGAGCGGCTGAAGGAGGAGATCTCCGGACTCAGAGAAGTCGTCGTGCATATCGAACCGGAGGTGCAGGAGTAG
- a CDS encoding DUF3784 domain-containing protein, whose product MDVLYIITELIGFVMLGLGYLIRFRGRVELIAGYDEKRVRDPEGLARFVGTNLLLLGAGAFAVLALEFLIPGYAVLFFVIYALVAVPLVSFITVRGSSRYEKRDS is encoded by the coding sequence TTGGACGTCCTCTACATCATCACCGAGCTTATCGGCTTTGTCATGCTCGGTCTCGGTTATCTCATCAGATTCCGGGGGCGGGTGGAACTGATCGCCGGCTACGACGAAAAAAGGGTGCGCGACCCGGAAGGGCTCGCACGTTTTGTCGGGACGAATCTCCTGCTGCTCGGCGCCGGTGCGTTCGCGGTTCTCGCTCTTGAGTTTCTTATTCCCGGGTATGCGGTGCTCTTCTTCGTCATCTACGCCCTCGTCGCGGTTCCGCTCGTCAGTTTCATAACCGTGCGCGGTTCGAGCCGGTATGAAAAACGGGACTCGTGA
- a CDS encoding peroxiredoxin encodes MEQSEVHQRLPSIGEEAPDFEAVTTHGQVKLSTFRGQWVVLFSHPADFTPVCTTEFMAFAGIAEELAGLNVQLIGLSIDSVHSHLAWVRNIKEKMGVEIPFPIIADLDMNVARRYGMIHPAQGTTATIRTVFIIDDRGVMRAMLYYPMSNGRYMPEIIRLIKALQVSDKHSVATPANWQPGDKVIVPPPKTSEEVERRVKEGYECRDWYLCFKEI; translated from the coding sequence ATGGAGCAGTCCGAAGTTCACCAGAGATTGCCGTCGATCGGCGAGGAAGCGCCGGACTTTGAAGCCGTGACCACACACGGACAGGTGAAGCTCTCCACGTTCCGGGGTCAGTGGGTGGTCCTCTTCTCGCATCCGGCGGATTTCACCCCGGTCTGCACGACGGAGTTCATGGCGTTCGCCGGGATCGCCGAAGAACTTGCAGGCCTCAACGTGCAGCTCATCGGTCTTTCCATTGATAGCGTCCACTCACACCTTGCATGGGTCAGGAACATCAAAGAGAAGATGGGCGTTGAGATCCCGTTCCCGATCATCGCAGACCTGGATATGAACGTAGCCCGGCGCTACGGTATGATCCATCCGGCACAGGGCACAACCGCCACCATCCGGACGGTCTTTATCATCGACGACCGCGGTGTCATGCGGGCGATGCTCTACTACCCGATGAGCAACGGCCGGTACATGCCCGAGATCATCCGGCTTATCAAGGCGCTCCAGGTCTCAGACAAGCACAGCGTCGCCACTCCCGCAAACTGGCAGCCGGGTGACAAGGTTATCGTTCCGCCGCCGAAGACATCCGAAGAGGTGGAACGGCGGGTGAAAGAGGGATACGAATGCAGGGACTGGTATCTCTGCTTCAAAGAGATCTAA
- a CDS encoding flavodoxin family protein, producing MPRKIIALLGSPRMGGNTGKLLEQAIKGAEDAGCEVEKIPVFHLQFKPCMEIFYCMEHEDCKIKDDMTGMYQKFRDMDSLIVAAPVMTMGIPGKLKMFMDRFQVFYMAKYFRNESFIPLERRKERRMLFISISGMALPDVFEGAKITAKAFGEIIDCPYWDEVLQNDMDTIRDITTKPDVMEAAYRKGYELGRRLVSAEKSS from the coding sequence ATGCCGCGAAAGATCATTGCACTCCTCGGGAGTCCTCGCATGGGGGGAAATACAGGAAAACTACTCGAGCAGGCGATCAAGGGTGCGGAGGACGCGGGGTGCGAGGTCGAGAAGATTCCGGTCTTTCACCTGCAGTTCAAACCCTGTATGGAGATATTCTACTGCATGGAGCATGAAGACTGCAAAATCAAGGACGATATGACTGGGATGTACCAGAAGTTCCGGGATATGGACAGCCTGATCGTCGCCGCCCCGGTCATGACGATGGGCATCCCCGGCAAACTGAAGATGTTCATGGACCGGTTCCAGGTCTTCTACATGGCGAAGTACTTCCGGAACGAATCGTTCATACCGCTGGAGCGTCGGAAAGAGCGAAGGATGCTCTTTATCTCTATCTCCGGCATGGCCCTTCCGGATGTCTTTGAGGGGGCGAAGATCACGGCAAAGGCATTCGGTGAGATCATCGACTGTCCGTACTGGGATGAGGTGCTGCAGAACGACATGGACACCATCAGGGATATCACAACGAAACCCGACGTGATGGAGGCGGCATACCGGAAGGGCTACGAACTCGGCAGGAGGCTGGTCTCGGCAGAGAAGAGCTCCTGA
- a CDS encoding flavodoxin family protein: MTISVLGVSGSPHRHGNTETLLDGFLEGAERAGAEIEKVVLKNLDYTPCKGCNACHRTGACIVHDELEGLFEKILGADCLAVASPIYSMGITAELKGVIDRAQYLWARKFMIKDLYFSHNHIMRHKGVFLSTAGLGWDTVFDAAFPAITAFFNTTGFEYYDNIIANDMDRYGGIHGHPTALAEAREKGKEVVGVLEHLLQKEVAQEKRDSA, from the coding sequence ATGACGATCTCGGTGCTCGGCGTATCGGGAAGCCCTCACCGGCACGGCAATACAGAAACGCTCCTCGATGGATTCCTGGAGGGAGCGGAGCGTGCCGGTGCAGAGATCGAGAAGGTGGTGCTGAAGAATCTCGACTATACCCCCTGCAAAGGCTGCAACGCCTGCCACCGCACCGGGGCGTGCATCGTCCACGACGAACTCGAAGGCCTCTTTGAAAAGATCCTCGGCGCCGACTGCCTGGCCGTCGCCTCCCCAATCTATTCGATGGGGATTACGGCCGAACTCAAAGGGGTGATCGACCGGGCGCAGTACCTCTGGGCGCGCAAGTTCATGATAAAGGATCTGTATTTCTCCCATAACCATATCATGCGGCATAAAGGTGTCTTTCTCTCAACGGCGGGACTTGGGTGGGATACCGTCTTCGATGCCGCCTTCCCGGCGATCACCGCCTTCTTCAACACCACCGGGTTTGAATACTACGATAATATCATCGCAAACGATATGGATCGCTACGGAGGCATCCACGGTCACCCGACGGCACTTGCCGAGGCGCGGGAGAAGGGAAAAGAGGTCGTCGGTGTGCTGGAGCATCTCTTGCAGAAGGAGGTCGCACAGGAAAAGCGGGATTCTGCCTGA
- the tfrA gene encoding fumarate reductase (CoM/CoB) subunit TfrA — protein sequence MLASEVVRCHVLIIGSGGAGVRAAIEASRYGNVVLVSKTIAGKGGCTTMAEGGYNAVLRDQDSCDVHREDTLRGGAYLNDPALVEVLTREAPERMADLIRWGAVFDVTENRMVAQRPFGGQKFPRTCYAGDRTGHEIMATLMERLDGTDTVVMNEYSVVDLLPREGGVGGAVALDRRGEAAVILADSTVLATGGGTQVYDISTNSAAGTGDGFALGYRAGAKLIDMEMVQFHPTGAVYPYDARGRLVTEAVRGEGGLLLNTHGERFMERYDPERMELSTRDVVARAIATEVLEGRGTDYGGVYLDVTHLSPGEIETRLPVMLEQFLAFGVDIRREPMVVAPTAHHIMGGLAITPDCRTTVPGLYACGEVTGGVHGANRLGGNALADTQVFGKRAGESAGKAPEQDKYIDPDRLAALERRLSAYLDGEVNPAVARRELKLTMWNHAGIFRTADELNTALATITRLESLPIRAASPSNIIDCCTLRNMCTTASLIVRSALLRPENRGAHVRKDVTTTWEPATSPFGHTYVSLTSAGIERKEAVL from the coding sequence ATGCTTGCAAGCGAGGTTGTAAGGTGCCACGTTCTGATTATCGGGAGCGGCGGTGCGGGTGTCCGTGCCGCCATCGAGGCATCCCGCTACGGTAACGTAGTGCTGGTCTCAAAGACCATCGCCGGAAAAGGAGGGTGCACGACGATGGCGGAGGGCGGGTACAACGCCGTGCTCAGGGATCAGGATTCCTGCGACGTTCACCGCGAGGATACACTCCGCGGGGGCGCCTACCTCAACGATCCTGCGCTCGTGGAGGTGCTGACCCGTGAGGCGCCTGAGAGAATGGCCGACCTGATCCGGTGGGGAGCGGTCTTCGACGTCACCGAGAATCGAATGGTCGCCCAGCGCCCGTTCGGCGGGCAGAAGTTTCCCCGTACCTGTTATGCCGGCGACCGCACAGGGCACGAGATCATGGCGACCCTGATGGAGCGGCTCGACGGGACGGATACCGTCGTCATGAACGAGTATTCCGTCGTCGATCTCCTCCCCCGGGAAGGAGGCGTCGGCGGCGCGGTCGCTCTCGACCGCCGCGGCGAGGCTGCCGTCATCCTGGCCGACAGCACCGTCCTCGCCACCGGCGGCGGGACGCAGGTCTACGATATTTCCACGAACTCCGCCGCAGGAACCGGGGACGGGTTCGCCCTCGGCTACCGTGCGGGAGCGAAGCTCATTGATATGGAGATGGTGCAGTTCCACCCGACCGGGGCGGTTTACCCCTACGATGCCCGGGGACGGCTGGTCACCGAGGCGGTCAGGGGAGAAGGCGGTCTGCTCCTGAACACCCACGGCGAGCGGTTCATGGAGCGCTACGACCCCGAGCGGATGGAACTCTCCACCCGGGATGTGGTGGCGCGGGCGATCGCCACCGAAGTGCTGGAAGGGCGGGGCACGGATTACGGCGGGGTCTACCTCGACGTCACGCACCTCTCCCCCGGAGAGATCGAGACCCGCCTGCCGGTAATGCTCGAGCAGTTCCTGGCCTTCGGCGTCGATATACGCCGCGAACCGATGGTCGTCGCCCCGACCGCCCACCACATCATGGGAGGGCTTGCGATAACGCCGGACTGCCGGACGACCGTGCCCGGCCTTTATGCCTGCGGTGAGGTTACCGGCGGCGTTCACGGAGCCAACCGCCTCGGGGGCAACGCTCTTGCCGACACCCAGGTCTTCGGGAAACGCGCCGGGGAATCCGCCGGAAAGGCGCCCGAGCAGGATAAATATATCGATCCCGACCGCCTCGCTGCCCTGGAACGCCGTCTCTCCGCGTACCTCGACGGCGAGGTGAACCCCGCCGTGGCGCGGCGCGAGCTGAAACTCACCATGTGGAACCACGCCGGGATCTTCAGGACGGCAGACGAGCTCAACACCGCGCTCGCCACGATCACCCGCCTCGAGAGCCTGCCGATCCGTGCGGCCTCGCCGTCGAATATCATCGACTGCTGCACACTCCGGAACATGTGCACCACCGCATCCCTTATCGTCAGGTCCGCCCTGCTCCGACCGGAGAACCGGGGCGCTCACGTCAGGAAAGACGTGACGACGACCTGGGAACCGGCTACGTCTCCGTTCGGCCATACCTACGTCTCGCTCACGAGTGCAGGGATCGAGCGGAAGGAGGCAGTGCTATGA
- a CDS encoding rubrerythrin family protein: MSTEENAENAYAGESQANRKYSAFAEKADAEGYPNIAKLYRAASEAEAIHAKRLLFILNQVGKTEENLKKSIEGENYEFTTMYPEFVAEAKEERKNEAALVFTHAMRAEEVHANLYLQALESVRSGGDLEVDAVYLCPVCGNIEFGSAPEKCPICGVPQRMFREIK; encoded by the coding sequence ATGTCCACTGAAGAGAATGCAGAGAACGCCTATGCAGGTGAGTCGCAGGCTAACCGGAAGTACTCAGCATTTGCGGAGAAGGCCGACGCGGAAGGCTATCCGAATATTGCAAAGCTCTACCGTGCGGCATCCGAAGCGGAGGCCATCCATGCAAAACGTCTGCTCTTCATCTTAAACCAGGTCGGTAAGACCGAGGAGAACTTAAAGAAGAGCATCGAGGGTGAGAACTACGAGTTCACCACGATGTACCCGGAGTTCGTCGCAGAGGCGAAAGAGGAGCGGAAGAACGAGGCGGCGCTCGTCTTCACCCATGCCATGCGAGCCGAAGAGGTGCATGCAAACCTGTATCTCCAGGCTCTCGAGAGCGTCAGGAGCGGTGGCGACCTCGAGGTGGATGCTGTCTACCTCTGTCCGGTCTGCGGCAACATCGAGTTCGGTTCGGCACCCGAGAAGTGCCCGATCTGCGGCGTACCGCAGCGCATGTTCCGCGAAATAAAGTAA
- a CDS encoding flavodoxin family protein, with the protein MQIKVLAFATSPRRHGNSETLLDWVLESMGAEEDVEIDKIALTDVDLNPCHGCNACERLNKCVQRDYMDVIHDRIIEADIIVLASPIYCMGLASQAKALIDRTQVFRSRKYVLKLPIVPPEKKGKRIGIFLSTAGQDWDYVFDAAIPSVKCFFNVIEVRNRDIEYLMVNNVDEKGAIEGHPTAREDAGRLGKDIVRRLREMKAE; encoded by the coding sequence ATGCAGATCAAGGTGCTTGCCTTCGCCACAAGCCCCCGGCGCCACGGCAACTCGGAGACCCTCCTTGACTGGGTGCTTGAGTCGATGGGCGCAGAGGAAGACGTGGAGATCGACAAGATCGCACTCACCGATGTCGACCTGAACCCGTGCCACGGTTGTAATGCCTGCGAGAGGCTCAATAAATGCGTCCAGCGTGATTATATGGACGTCATCCATGACAGGATCATCGAGGCGGACATAATCGTCCTCGCTTCCCCCATCTACTGCATGGGTCTCGCCTCCCAGGCGAAGGCACTCATCGACAGGACGCAGGTCTTTCGGTCGCGGAAGTACGTCCTGAAACTCCCCATTGTTCCACCGGAGAAGAAAGGAAAGCGTATCGGGATATTCCTTTCAACCGCTGGGCAGGACTGGGATTACGTCTTCGATGCGGCAATCCCGTCGGTAAAGTGCTTCTTCAACGTCATCGAGGTCAGGAACAGAGACATTGAGTATCTGATGGTCAATAACGTCGATGAGAAGGGCGCTATTGAGGGGCACCCCACCGCACGGGAAGACGCCGGCCGCCTCGGTAAAGATATTGTCCGGCGGCTCCGGGAGATGAAGGCGGAATGA
- a CDS encoding zinc ribbon-containing protein — MTETEATKQTKAGEKPGPGRYICVDCGREIRLDKVDEDLVRCPTCACETYNCFPMTHIRPDIKTVEDVAHPPERKKYKK, encoded by the coding sequence GTGACGGAGACAGAAGCAACGAAACAGACGAAAGCGGGAGAAAAGCCCGGCCCGGGACGATACATCTGCGTCGACTGCGGCAGGGAAATCCGCCTCGATAAAGTCGATGAAGACCTCGTCAGGTGCCCGACCTGCGCCTGTGAGACCTATAACTGCTTCCCGATGACGCACATCAGGCCAGATATCAAGACCGTTGAGGATGTGGCACACCCTCCCGAGAGGAAAAAATATAAGAAGTAA
- the tfrB gene encoding fumarate reductase (CoM/CoB) subunit TfrB, with amino-acid sequence MKTITVRVARFDPAVDKEPYFETYTVQVNEGARVLHTLHAIRDEQDPTLSYRYCCGSGQCGSCAVRVDGTPVLACMEEARDGITIEPLALPVQKDLVVDMEPVLKRIAWIEPGEDVVVPKKEEIEAIKPLRDCIECLSCVSACPALQVTAFAGPTILRQQMRLTLDPRDTHDRIDEAIEQGLFYCTTCKRCVEVCPKDIEIPGKAIEKLREIANRRGLTLPRHQEVAKMVKETGRSVGRTQPTFLEQVPEVIEPDGEVRGEVGFFVGCMFNGRVPQTALDAMEVMKRNGIRVIVPHDQVCCGSPLIRTGQTSFLDDLKQKNIDAFARRGITTVMTICAGCGATLKNDYETPFVVKDISEVLTEYGIEPPAKLDITATYHDPCHLLRGQGISEEPRELLRQVVREFVEMPTQCCGAGGGVRSGIPEEAAALGAKRDEEVRKTGADIVTTICPFCEFHIADCTDVPVKNLATLLLEGYRKKDAEREDVGKA; translated from the coding sequence ATGAAGACGATCACGGTCAGGGTTGCACGGTTCGACCCCGCGGTAGACAAGGAACCCTACTTCGAGACCTATACCGTGCAGGTGAACGAGGGCGCCCGGGTGCTCCACACGCTGCACGCCATCCGCGACGAGCAGGATCCAACGCTCTCCTACCGTTACTGCTGCGGTTCAGGCCAATGCGGCAGCTGCGCCGTTCGCGTGGACGGGACACCGGTGCTCGCCTGCATGGAAGAGGCGCGGGACGGCATAACGATCGAACCGCTCGCGCTTCCCGTGCAGAAAGACCTTGTCGTAGATATGGAGCCGGTGCTCAAAAGAATCGCCTGGATTGAGCCAGGCGAAGACGTCGTCGTCCCGAAGAAAGAAGAGATCGAGGCGATAAAGCCGCTCCGCGACTGTATCGAGTGTTTATCCTGTGTCTCCGCCTGCCCGGCGCTGCAGGTCACCGCATTTGCTGGCCCGACTATCCTGCGCCAGCAGATGCGGCTCACCCTCGATCCCCGGGATACACACGACCGGATCGATGAGGCGATCGAGCAGGGCCTCTTTTACTGCACTACCTGCAAACGGTGCGTGGAGGTCTGCCCGAAGGATATCGAGATCCCGGGAAAAGCGATCGAGAAACTCCGCGAGATAGCGAACCGCCGCGGTCTGACGCTGCCCCGCCACCAGGAGGTGGCGAAGATGGTGAAGGAGACGGGACGGAGCGTCGGGCGGACGCAGCCAACGTTCCTCGAGCAGGTGCCTGAGGTTATCGAGCCTGATGGCGAGGTTCGCGGCGAGGTCGGGTTCTTCGTCGGGTGTATGTTCAACGGCCGGGTGCCGCAGACGGCGCTCGACGCCATGGAAGTCATGAAGCGGAACGGCATCCGGGTGATCGTTCCCCACGACCAGGTCTGCTGCGGCTCTCCTCTCATCCGGACTGGGCAGACGTCGTTCCTCGATGACCTGAAACAGAAGAATATCGATGCATTCGCCCGGCGAGGGATCACAACGGTGATGACGATCTGCGCAGGGTGCGGGGCGACGCTGAAGAATGACTATGAGACGCCGTTTGTCGTGAAGGACATCTCCGAGGTGCTCACCGAGTACGGCATCGAACCGCCGGCGAAACTCGATATCACCGCCACCTACCACGACCCCTGCCACCTGCTACGGGGACAGGGGATCAGCGAGGAGCCCCGGGAGCTCCTCCGACAGGTTGTCCGGGAGTTTGTGGAGATGCCGACGCAGTGTTGCGGGGCCGGCGGCGGCGTCCGCTCCGGCATCCCGGAGGAAGCAGCGGCACTCGGGGCGAAACGGGACGAAGAGGTCAGAAAGACCGGTGCCGACATCGTCACCACCATCTGTCCCTTCTGCGAGTTCCATATCGCCGACTGCACCGACGTGCCGGTGAAGAACCTCGCAACCCTCCTCCTCGAGGGATACCGGAAGAAGGATGCAGAACGAGAAGATGTCGGGAAAGCCTAA
- a CDS encoding carboxymuconolactone decarboxylase family protein, translating into MEENLKSLEEKIGKVPVIFKDLKEMNPELYGKVMGLDQMIWDDGALSRQTKKIIAIAIAAALRDRHAVRAQMAGAQNLGVKKEEIEEGLRVAFLLAGMPAYVYGKTALEDYIK; encoded by the coding sequence ATGGAAGAGAACCTCAAGAGTCTTGAAGAGAAGATCGGGAAAGTCCCTGTAATCTTCAAAGACCTCAAGGAGATGAACCCGGAACTCTACGGAAAAGTGATGGGTCTCGATCAGATGATCTGGGATGACGGCGCCCTCTCCCGGCAGACGAAGAAGATCATCGCAATCGCTATCGCCGCCGCCCTCCGCGACCGGCATGCCGTTAGGGCACAGATGGCCGGCGCCCAGAATCTCGGCGTGAAAAAGGAAGAGATCGAAGAGGGGCTGCGGGTCGCGTTCCTGCTGGCCGGAATGCCGGCATACGTCTACGGCAAAACGGCTCTCGAAGATTACATAAAGTAA
- a CDS encoding FAD-dependent oxidoreductase — MPSVEPSVTVYSTKNCPYCRMVKAFLDKHGVAYRGIDVGEDREAAREMIRLSGQRGVPVTTIGDEVIVGFDARRLKEIFGTEKAEEVYDTVIVGAGPAGLTAAVYCARKLLKTIVIAENIGGQATWSWSIENYMGYRMITGEELIKRFEEQVRGLHISLELDSVQEIAEEGDLFLIRTVSENVYRAKTVIIAAGKQPRTLGLPEESSLMGRGVSICATCDAPLYKDKAVAVVGGGNSALQAALELAGLAQSVALIVRSTIRADEVYRRQCEELGIPVYLHHEVTALSGDQSLTGITIRNRETGEETDLAVDGLFLEIGLVPNTEFLHGFVDLNENHEIIVDQNAHTSRDGVYAAGDVTCINAKQIIVAAGDGAKAALEAHEYILRHRGV; from the coding sequence ATGCCATCCGTTGAGCCATCCGTTACGGTCTATTCGACGAAAAATTGTCCTTACTGCCGCATGGTCAAGGCGTTCCTCGACAAGCACGGTGTCGCCTACCGGGGTATTGATGTCGGGGAAGACCGTGAGGCCGCCCGGGAGATGATACGGCTATCCGGCCAGCGGGGCGTCCCGGTCACGACTATCGGGGACGAAGTGATCGTCGGGTTCGATGCGAGGAGGCTCAAGGAGATCTTCGGCACGGAGAAGGCTGAGGAGGTCTACGACACGGTCATCGTCGGTGCCGGCCCTGCGGGGCTGACGGCTGCGGTTTACTGTGCTCGGAAACTGCTCAAGACCATCGTCATCGCCGAGAACATCGGCGGGCAGGCGACGTGGAGTTGGTCGATCGAGAACTACATGGGCTACCGGATGATCACGGGCGAGGAACTTATCAAGAGATTCGAGGAGCAGGTGCGGGGACTGCATATCAGCCTCGAGCTCGACAGCGTGCAGGAGATCGCAGAGGAGGGCGATCTCTTCCTCATCAGGACGGTCTCAGAGAACGTCTACCGGGCGAAGACGGTGATCATCGCGGCCGGCAAGCAGCCGCGGACGCTGGGGCTTCCCGAGGAGAGCTCCCTGATGGGAAGGGGCGTGAGTATCTGCGCCACCTGTGATGCCCCGCTCTACAAGGATAAGGCCGTGGCCGTGGTCGGCGGCGGCAACTCAGCGCTTCAGGCAGCGCTCGAGCTTGCCGGGCTCGCTCAGTCTGTGGCGCTGATCGTCCGGAGCACCATCCGGGCAGACGAGGTCTACCGGAGACAGTGCGAGGAACTCGGGATCCCGGTCTACCTGCATCACGAGGTGACGGCGCTCTCCGGCGACCAGTCCCTGACTGGTATCACCATTCGCAACCGGGAGACCGGGGAGGAGACCGACCTCGCCGTCGACGGGCTGTTCCTCGAGATCGGGCTTGTGCCGAATACCGAGTTCCTGCACGGCTTTGTAGACCTGAACGAGAACCACGAGATCATCGTCGACCAGAACGCACACACGAGTCGGGACGGGGTTTACGCGGCCGGTGACGTCACCTGCATCAACGCCAAACAGATCATCGTGGCGGCCGGTGACGGAGCCAAAGCAGCGCTTGAGGCGCACGAATACATCCTGAGACATCGGGGCGTGTGA